The Dendrosporobacter quercicolus genome window below encodes:
- a CDS encoding DUF6470 family protein: MLKLNIAQQYAKLALAITEPAVNLDVKPPQIQLATEPAIVEIRQEQGRLSIDGEAFRQSLGYRTSGALSKELARQGKQRADETIAKYVAEGNRLGRIESGENAVANMAAEALLEQAPQVVLKTMAAPEFYYQPAKVEFSARRGQVNLAVERGSVEVDLQRGQVTGRLSQYPNVRFWTTEGKYDISV, encoded by the coding sequence GTGCTCAAACTGAATATAGCGCAGCAATACGCCAAGCTGGCGCTTGCTATTACCGAGCCGGCGGTCAATCTTGACGTCAAACCGCCGCAGATTCAGCTGGCGACTGAACCGGCGATTGTGGAGATCCGGCAGGAACAAGGCCGGCTGTCCATTGACGGCGAGGCTTTCCGGCAATCGCTTGGCTACCGGACCAGCGGCGCTTTGTCCAAGGAGCTTGCCCGGCAGGGCAAGCAGCGGGCCGACGAAACCATTGCCAAGTATGTGGCTGAAGGCAACCGGCTGGGCCGGATAGAGAGCGGCGAAAATGCCGTAGCCAATATGGCGGCTGAAGCGCTGCTCGAACAAGCGCCGCAGGTTGTCCTGAAAACAATGGCCGCGCCCGAATTTTATTATCAGCCGGCCAAAGTGGAGTTCAGCGCCCGGCGGGGCCAGGTAAATCTGGCTGTGGAGCGCGGTTCGGTTGAAGTCGATTTGCAGCGCGGACAAGTGACCGGACGGCTGTCCCAGTATCCGAATGTGCGCTTTTGGACTACGGAAGGCAAATATGATATATCGGTTTAA
- the fliW gene encoding flagellar assembly protein FliW — protein MIVASTRLGRQWEVAETDIIHFPQGLPGFADEKKFILLPGEPDSPFVFLQSVAEPDLTFIVVDPFAFFKDYEFSLDDRIVAELKLSDKNLPQIFNIVTIPDKAELMTANLLAPVIINPVQRVGQQIVLEKVDYTTRHRLFPNGFPQAETKGGR, from the coding sequence ATGATCGTAGCATCAACCCGGCTGGGGCGGCAATGGGAAGTGGCTGAGACGGATATTATTCATTTCCCGCAAGGGTTGCCCGGTTTCGCCGATGAAAAGAAATTTATCCTGCTGCCAGGGGAACCTGACAGCCCCTTTGTTTTTTTGCAGTCAGTCGCCGAGCCGGACCTGACGTTTATTGTGGTAGATCCCTTTGCTTTTTTTAAGGATTATGAGTTTTCCCTGGATGACCGGATTGTGGCCGAGCTGAAGCTTTCCGACAAGAACCTGCCGCAAATCTTTAATATTGTTACAATTCCGGACAAGGCCGAACTGATGACGGCCAATCTTTTGGCTCCCGTTATTATCAATCCCGTTCAGCGGGTAGGACAGCAAATCGTTTTGGAAAAGGTTGACTATACTACCCGGCACCGTCTGTTTCCCAACGGCTTTCCCCAGGCGGAAACCAAAGGAGGCAGATAA
- the csrA gene encoding carbon storage regulator CsrA, which yields MLALTRKIGERIVMNDHIVVTIVDIKGDSVRLAIEAPQTVKIFRGELYDSIIAENKQAAAGPHSGNLDILKGLGLPKQRE from the coding sequence ATGCTGGCTCTAACGCGTAAAATTGGCGAACGGATTGTAATGAACGACCATATTGTCGTTACTATTGTTGACATAAAAGGGGACAGTGTTCGGCTGGCGATTGAGGCGCCGCAGACGGTGAAGATTTTCCGCGGCGAACTGTATGATTCCATTATTGCCGAAAATAAACAGGCTGCGGCCGGACCTCATTCCGGCAATCTCGATATTCTGAAAGGTTTGGGCTTGCCAAAGCAGCGTGAGTAA
- a CDS encoding flagellar protein FlaG, with product MSISASVNLISNGIQPAAAANAQVGGSTGNGNVQPETIQAVAAENRTNYSPTDKSLKKLTEEEMDSLTQKMTKLMELINSDIHFQLHEETDRIMVQVIDTRDGTVLKEFPPHELLDTLGKIKEYVGILLDKKA from the coding sequence ATGTCAATTAGCGCTAGCGTTAACCTGATTTCCAACGGCATACAGCCAGCCGCCGCTGCCAATGCGCAGGTCGGCGGGAGCACCGGCAACGGCAACGTTCAGCCCGAAACCATACAGGCTGTGGCTGCGGAAAACCGGACCAACTATTCCCCGACTGACAAATCGCTGAAAAAACTTACTGAGGAGGAAATGGATAGTCTGACCCAAAAAATGACCAAATTGATGGAACTGATCAACAGCGACATTCATTTCCAGCTGCACGAAGAGACCGACCGCATAATGGTCCAGGTGATTGACACCAGGGACGGCACAGTGCTCAAGGAATTTCCTCCTCATGAACTGTTGGACACTTTGGGGAAAATCAAGGAATATGTTGGCATTTTATTGGATAAAAAGGCTTAA
- the fliS gene encoding flagellar export chaperone FliS, translating into MNAANTANTYKTQQIMTASPEELTLMLYNGALKFVAESMLALEQQDYEKSHNANLRAQAIVREFAATLDMKFELASNWLDLYEYIEYCLIQGNLKKDPAKLAEAKEMLQEFRDTWYQVIKQTRQQKAAAR; encoded by the coding sequence ATGAATGCCGCCAATACAGCGAATACCTATAAAACGCAGCAAATTATGACCGCTTCGCCGGAGGAGCTTACCCTTATGCTCTATAACGGGGCGCTTAAATTTGTCGCGGAAAGCATGTTGGCCCTGGAACAGCAAGACTATGAAAAATCCCATAATGCCAACCTGCGGGCCCAGGCGATTGTCCGCGAATTTGCGGCGACTCTGGATATGAAGTTTGAACTGGCGTCAAACTGGCTGGATTTATATGAATATATTGAGTACTGCCTCATTCAGGGCAATCTGAAAAAAGATCCGGCAAAACTGGCTGAGGCCAAGGAAATGCTGCAGGAATTCCGCGATACCTGGTATCAGGTCATCAAGCAGACCCGGCAGCAAAAGGCAGCTGCCAGATAA
- a CDS encoding flagellin yields MIINHNITALNTYRQLTTNNNTASKSLEKLSSGLRINRAGDDAAGLAISEKMRGQIRGLDKATTNAQDSISLIQTAEGALNETHSILQRMRELAVQSSNDTNTDSDRKALNDEVTQLKKEIDRIANTTEFNTKKLLEGSNSGIQDEVNGTVRINNNSSYNFAAADTDKISASSTLSGAYIITRTTKTDSSGTEDAFKIIGPNGSSTTVTTTAGAGSVTLNNGVTVAVSADKVTFTNNGQDFEFDITDANGDAATEGLNGLGVGDGVTFVFSEHKDATADLNSSLLTQIGANAGQTAYISIADMRSSAIGVGDVSIETSEKAQVAVETINSAIEKVSSQRSSLGAVQNRLEHTINNLGTSSENLSAAESRIRDVDMAKEMMNFTKTSILQQAATAMLAQANQQPQGVLQLLQ; encoded by the coding sequence ATGATTATTAACCACAATATCACAGCGTTGAACACGTATCGCCAATTAACCACTAACAACAACACCGCTTCCAAATCCCTGGAGAAATTATCCTCAGGTCTGCGCATCAACCGTGCTGGTGACGATGCCGCTGGCTTGGCCATCTCCGAAAAAATGCGCGGCCAGATCCGCGGCCTGGACAAAGCTACCACCAATGCCCAGGACAGCATTTCGCTGATCCAAACCGCTGAAGGTGCATTGAACGAAACCCACAGCATTCTGCAACGTATGCGTGAGCTTGCTGTTCAGTCTTCCAATGACACCAACACTGATTCAGACCGTAAAGCTCTGAATGACGAAGTAACCCAGCTGAAAAAAGAAATTGACCGTATTGCTAATACCACCGAGTTTAATACTAAAAAATTATTGGAAGGCTCAAATAGTGGTATCCAGGATGAAGTGAACGGTACTGTTCGCATTAATAATAACAGTTCGTATAATTTTGCAGCTGCAGATACTGATAAAATTTCGGCTTCTAGTACACTTTCCGGTGCTTACATCATTACTCGTACGACTAAAACCGATTCTTCCGGTACTGAAGATGCGTTCAAAATTATTGGGCCGAATGGTTCCTCTACTACTGTTACTACAACTGCTGGAGCAGGAAGCGTGACTCTTAACAATGGTGTAACAGTTGCTGTAAGTGCTGATAAGGTTACTTTTACCAATAATGGTCAAGATTTTGAATTTGACATTACTGATGCCAATGGTGATGCTGCTACTGAAGGATTGAATGGTTTAGGTGTTGGCGATGGAGTTACTTTTGTATTTAGCGAGCACAAAGATGCCACTGCAGACTTGAATAGCTCTTTACTTACTCAAATTGGTGCCAATGCCGGACAAACTGCTTACATTTCAATTGCTGACATGCGTTCCTCGGCAATCGGTGTTGGCGATGTCAGCATTGAAACAAGTGAAAAAGCACAGGTTGCTGTTGAAACCATCAACAGTGCAATTGAAAAAGTATCTTCACAACGCAGTTCGCTTGGTGCTGTACAAAACCGTTTAGAACATACCATTAACAACCTGGGTACATCTTCTGAAAACCTGAGCGCCGCCGAATCCCGCATTCGCGATGTCGACATGGCCAAGGAAATGATGAACTTCACCAAGACCAGCATTCTGCAACAGGCTGCTACCGCTATGCTGGCTCAGGCAAATCAACAACCTCAGGGCGTTCTGCAATTACTGCAATAA